The nucleotide window AAAAAACGATAAAGGCGGCTAATGTGGCCGCCTTTATCTTTTCTGAGAGAGGAAATATTTAGTTGTGAATAATGGGCTACTTCAATACACGGCTTGAGCTTGCGGGGTGCCAGGGTTCTGGTACGTAGCGGGTGCGGGCGAGCGTTTTGTAGTGTTCCAGATCATGCTTGGGTTGTTCGTAGCCTGCGGGTATGGGTTTGCCTGAGAAGGTTTGGAAATACAGGACACAGGAGTCCCCCCAAATAACGGCATCGCGCTCTTGAATTTGTAACAGCGCTTTAACTTGCGCGAAGCGTTCAGCATCGATGTAGTCGCGCTGTTGTTCCCACTCGCGCTGCATGGTGCGCACCTGCTCTACTCCTTCGTAATATTTGTGAACTAACTCGTCCCACAAGCTGCGGCCGGATTGCATTTTATGATCCCAACTGACGCGATGGAACCACAGCATTAATTCTTCCGGTACGGTTTTTACATCGCCGTATTGTTTGGTAAGTGTTTCAGGATACTGCGCGATTGCATTGGAGCCTGATTGCGTGCGGTCAAAGCCGATGCCGTCTTTGCTGGCGCGATGATAATAAACCGCAGTCCAATCCGGACGTTCCTGATTGGATAACCAGGGAGCGGGACCATAGTGATCGCCTTGTGAATATAAATGGGTCAAACCTAATGGCGAGCGATAATTCACACCCGCTTCGCGCGAAAGCAGCATGATTTTTTTGGTGGATTCGATAAATTTTTCATTATTGGAAAACGTCATGCGCAACCATTCTTCGGCTGCGGTTTCAGCGGAAATTGTATGGTCCCACGCCATACGCCCGAATGCATACCAACTGGATTGCACAAAAGGATGCCCTGTCCAATTGCGGTCAGTGCCCGGGTTAATCACTGCGGCCATTCCTGTGTGCTTGGTGGAAAATACTTTTCCTTCCAAAATATTGCCAATAGTTGAGCCTTCACCTTTTACAAAAGTATCGGTCTTTAATGATTCTTCAAACAAGGTTCCCTGATACGCAAGGTGAGTGGCAAAACCAAAATATTCTTGCGTGACTTGGAATTCCATCATCATGTTGGTTTTTTGCATGGCAGAAAACAACGGCGAATAGGGTTCGCGCGGCTGGAAATCGATGGGACCATTTTTAACTTGCAAGATCACGTTCTCTGCAAATTTTCCATCGAGCGATTTGAATTCATCGTAAGCGCCGCGAAAGCGGTCTTCTATGTCCGGGCTGTACACAAATGCTCGCCAAAATACAACGCCGCCGTAAGGCTTTAATGCAGCGGCCAGCATATTGGCACCATCGGCATGGTTGCGTTTGTAGTCTTGTGGGCCAGGCTGCCCTTCCGAGTTGGCTTTGACCAAATAGCCACCAAAATCCGGAATATATTCATAAACTTTTTTCGTGCGCTCTTGCCACCATTGCGCAACGCGTGGATCAAGCGGGTCAGCGGTATCCAAATCGCCAAATGCACGCGGCGAATTGTAGTTAATCGATAAATATAGCTTGATGCCATAAGGGCGAAATACATCGGCTAATGCCGCAATTTTTTGCAGGAATTGGTCGCTCAACACGCGTGGGTCAGCATTTACATTATTGATCACTGTGCCATTAATACCGAGCGATGCATTAATGCGCGCATAATCGGTATAACGTTGCGCTTTGTAATCCGGCAAGGTGCCCCAATCCCATAATGATAGACCGGCATAACCACGCTCTATCACGCGGTTTAAATTATCCCAATGGTTTACCACACGGTGTTGCAACTTGGGCGCACTGGTAATGGATAATTTTTCTAACGATTGCTGTGTTTGAATCAAACGCAAAAAATGAAAGCTGCCATAAAGTACACCCACATCGGAATTGGCGGCGATAATAAACACATCGCGTTTATTGATGCGTGTTTTTTCCAGTAAATAACCTTCATTACCCAACACAGAAAGTCGCTCGGTTAACTGTAGCGATGCAATGAGCGGGGAGTTTTTAGGAGTACCTATTACCAGCGTGGATTTAGCTAAGGATTTCACTGCACCCTGCTTAGCACTCACTGGCTTATTAAATAATCCACCTAACCCACGCTCCAACTCTGTAGCAGCAACCCGAAGCGTCGGCGAGCTACCCTCTACCACTATCTGTGTAATCTGTTGTGCGTAGGTTTTGCGCAGCTGCTCATCGGCAATCGGCTGGTAGCGCAACCACATGTCATAACCATCTTCAGCGTGACTCAACGACGCAATAGAGCTCGTCAGGCATACACACAACAATAATAATCGGGGGAAAAAATTTCTGGTCACACAATTCTCCACTGTAGTTTTTCTTTTTTTGTTCTGCATTTCTTTAAAAATTTTTTGCTTTTTTATAACGTTTTTAATTTTTAACGAATTTTTAATTCGAATTTTTCAAAACACTACTCGCTCGCCCCTCTGCACTTTTAGCACTTCTAGCACTTTTTAAGCACTTATATCAGGAAGGTTACTTTTTTGATTGACACAGTCTTATAGTCACACTAACTTATAGTCACTTCAAATATAACACTGGCATACAAGAATACAATTCAATAAATGTAAAGAGCATATCGCTCACCACAGCCTTGGTAGAAAAATGATAAAAATCATAATCTTATCTGTTATCAGCTTGCTTCCTATGCAGCTTGCAGCGGCAAACAACGTAATTCGGGTAAACGATTACAGCGACCCTAATGCCGCTTACGCGATCAAAATGCTCAAACTGGCCATTGCCCATAGCGACAATCCCGACTACCGGGTTGAAGTCAGCAGCGAAAACTATACGCAAACCCGCACCAACGAAGAAGTTCGCAGTAAAGGATTGCTGGATGTGTGCTGGGCCTCTTCTGATAGCGACATTGAATCCCAACTGCGCCCCATCCGCATCCCTTTGTTTAAAGGCTTATTGGGCTATCGCATTTTTATTATCAATAAAAATGATCAAGCCAAATTCGACAAGGTACAGACACTGGCTGATTTGAAAAAACTGACAGTAGGCCAAGGGCGCACCTGGGCGGACGGCAGAATTCTGGAAGCTAATGGTTTTACCGTGATTAAAACCAATAAATACCCCAGTTTGTTTCATATGGTGGAAGGCGGCCGTTTTGATGGTTTTCCCCGTGGCGTACATGAACCTTTTGGTGAGTTGGAATCGCGCCCTGAACTGGAGTTAGCGGTAGAAAAAAAGTTACTGCTGTATTACCGCATGCCTTTTTATTTATTTGTTGCACCGGATAACCAAACACTCGCTAAAGATTTGGAAGTTGGTTTTGAACGCGCCATTGCTAACGGCGAATTCGACAAAGTGTTTTATGGCGATAAAGCCATTCAAGATGTTATGCAAAAAGCCAACATGCAAAACCGCACATTATTCAAACTGGATAACCCTTTGCTTTCCAAAGAAACGCCAACTGACAGACCGGAGCTGTGGTTTGATCCACAAGCTATTCCTGATGATGTGGTGCAGGCAATGAATTCAGTTTCCGCTATTGAATAACACAACAACACTATCGCTGCACACCAGAGACTATAACGAGAGGAACAATCACCATGACCATTTCTATATCGCGCAGAGGCCTACTCGCTATGAGCGGCGTTACGGCGGCAATGATCGCTAGCGCAAAATTACAAGCTGCACAAAAAGCCGCTGAAGCAACCGGATTAAAAGAAGCTTATAAAGAGGATTTTTTGATTGGTGCCGCGTTGAATGCAGGTATTGTCGCCAAGCAGGACCCAAAACTCATTGCGCTGATCACCAAAGAATTTAATTCCATCACCGCTGAAAACTGTCAGAAATGGGAAGAAGTGCGCAATGAAGATGACAGCTGGAAATGGCAAGACAGCGATGCATTTGTCAACTTCGGCGTGCAGCACAAAATGCACATCGTCGGCCACACATTGGGCTGGCACAGTCAGATTCCCGAAAGTGTATTTAAAAACAAAGATGGCTCTTACATCTCAAAAGAGGCGTTAGCGAAAAAACAGCAAGAGCATATCACCACTCTGGTTGATCGCTACAAAGGTAAAATCGCTGCCTGGGATGTCATAAATGAAGCAGTGGGCGATGACAATAAAATGCGTACCAGCCACTGGTATAACATCATGGGCGATGACTTTTTAGTGAACGCATTCAATCTGGCTCATGAAACCGACCCTAAAGCACATTTGATGTACAACGATTACAACAATGAGCAACAAGGCAAACGCGATGCCACGATTGGGATGCTAAAACGCTTACAAAAACGCGGTGTGCCTGTTCATGGTTTGGGAATGCAGGCGCATGTGGGTATTGCATCCGACATGAAAAATTTTGAAGACAGTATCCTTGCCTATTCTGCACTGGGTTTACGCATTCACCTCACCGAGTTGGATATTGATGTATTACCTTCTGTGTGGAATTTGCCGGTTGCAGAAATTTCTACCCGTTTTGAATACAAACCCGAGCGCGATCCTTACATCCAAGGTTTACCGAAAGAAATTGATGAGCAACTTGCAAAAGCCTATGAAAATTTATTTAAGATTCTGATCAAGCATCGCGATAAAGTTGACCGCGTGACTTTCTGGGGTGTAAGTGATGATGCAAGCTGGCTGAATAATTTCCCCATCAGAGGCCGCACCAATTATCCGTTGCTGTTTGACCGCAACCAATCCCCCAAAAGCGCTTACTTCCGTTTGCTGGATTTGAAACGATAGTGTATTGCCTGGAAAATACTGACTAGAGTGCTCCGGTTGTTGTAGGCTTGCGATCTCCATCGCAGGCTTACAATAGCAATGAAAAAAACTCCTCACGCAAAACATCTTCCTCCAGTATTTCGCTGGTCATTTTTAGGCCCACGTTATTGGCCAACCTGGCTAATGCTCGGGTGCCTAATGGCAATCGCACAGCTCCCCATACGCATGAATATTGCGCTGGGCAAAAAACTGGGGCAATTGTTATTTCATATCGTCCCCAGCCGCAAACGCATTGCCGACACCAACCTGCGCCTATGTTTTCCTGAACTGACCGACAATGAACGGCAGGCGCTGGTGCGCGCGGTTATTGAATCCTGTGGCATCAGTTTTTTTGAAAGCGCTGTCGCACTCTGGGGGCGCACTAAATCCCTTGCACAACACCATCATATTATTGGATTGGAACATATTCGCGCAGCACAACAACAAGGCAAAGGCGTATTGCTGGTGGGATGCCATATGACCACCATGGATATATGCGGGCGCATGCTTGCGCAGCATTGCAAATTCGACATCCTTTACCGGCAAGACCCAAATCCACTGTTAGCGTATATGTTGGTAAAAGCGCGAGAAGGTTTTAATGGCGAATCTATTATTACGGTAGAAACACGCAAACTTGTGCGCAACCTGCAAGCCGGGCATGTTGTATGGTACGCACCAGATCAGGATTACGGAATCAAACACAGTATTTTTGCGCCCTTCTTTGGCATTGCCGCCGCAACCGTTCCGGGAACTGCACGCTTTGCGAAATTAGGTGATGCGCAGGTTATTCTGTTTTCACACTATCGCAACGCCGATGGTCACTATCGGATCGAGCTTAGCCCTGCGTTGGATAACTTCCCCAGCGGCGACGACCTTGCCGATGTCACGCGGATTAACCAGCTTATCGAGCAGATTATCCGCAAGCAGCCGGATCAATATTTGTGGGTGCACCGGCGCTTTAAATCGCGCCCGAATGGGGAAGCACACATTTACGCAAAAAAGAAAAAATGAACACATCAATTTCTGAAATTGGTTATGTGTATTCGCCGTCACTCCCGCTCGCGGGAGTCTATTTGTCAGCCTTAAAACCTATGGATTGCAGCGAGCGGAAATGACGTTTTAAATCAATCAGTGATTTACCAATTCATTTTCTGTTTGATAAATGCTGTTAACTTTTCGGCATTCGCCTTGTTTTGCGCGATACGGGGGTGCCCACCGTAACCGGTGAACTCAAAGAAAATGGTATCCAGTTTTTGGTCATTGTTTTCTTTTTTCATGCGCGCCACTGCGGTGGTAATGTAATCCGGCCATTTGGATGTCGCGGTTGCATCCATACTACCGAGCGCA belongs to Cellvibrio sp. pealriver and includes:
- a CDS encoding endo-1,4-beta-xylanase, yielding MTISISRRGLLAMSGVTAAMIASAKLQAAQKAAEATGLKEAYKEDFLIGAALNAGIVAKQDPKLIALITKEFNSITAENCQKWEEVRNEDDSWKWQDSDAFVNFGVQHKMHIVGHTLGWHSQIPESVFKNKDGSYISKEALAKKQQEHITTLVDRYKGKIAAWDVINEAVGDDNKMRTSHWYNIMGDDFLVNAFNLAHETDPKAHLMYNDYNNEQQGKRDATIGMLKRLQKRGVPVHGLGMQAHVGIASDMKNFEDSILAYSALGLRIHLTELDIDVLPSVWNLPVAEISTRFEYKPERDPYIQGLPKEIDEQLAKAYENLFKILIKHRDKVDRVTFWGVSDDASWLNNFPIRGRTNYPLLFDRNQSPKSAYFRLLDLKR
- a CDS encoding alpha-glucuronidase family glycosyl hydrolase → MTRNFFPRLLLLCVCLTSSIASLSHAEDGYDMWLRYQPIADEQLRKTYAQQITQIVVEGSSPTLRVAATELERGLGGLFNKPVSAKQGAVKSLAKSTLVIGTPKNSPLIASLQLTERLSVLGNEGYLLEKTRINKRDVFIIAANSDVGVLYGSFHFLRLIQTQQSLEKLSITSAPKLQHRVVNHWDNLNRVIERGYAGLSLWDWGTLPDYKAQRYTDYARINASLGINGTVINNVNADPRVLSDQFLQKIAALADVFRPYGIKLYLSINYNSPRAFGDLDTADPLDPRVAQWWQERTKKVYEYIPDFGGYLVKANSEGQPGPQDYKRNHADGANMLAAALKPYGGVVFWRAFVYSPDIEDRFRGAYDEFKSLDGKFAENVILQVKNGPIDFQPREPYSPLFSAMQKTNMMMEFQVTQEYFGFATHLAYQGTLFEESLKTDTFVKGEGSTIGNILEGKVFSTKHTGMAAVINPGTDRNWTGHPFVQSSWYAFGRMAWDHTISAETAAEEWLRMTFSNNEKFIESTKKIMLLSREAGVNYRSPLGLTHLYSQGDHYGPAPWLSNQERPDWTAVYYHRASKDGIGFDRTQSGSNAIAQYPETLTKQYGDVKTVPEELMLWFHRVSWDHKMQSGRSLWDELVHKYYEGVEQVRTMQREWEQQRDYIDAERFAQVKALLQIQERDAVIWGDSCVLYFQTFSGKPIPAGYEQPKHDLEHYKTLARTRYVPEPWHPASSSRVLK
- the lpxL gene encoding LpxL/LpxP family Kdo(2)-lipid IV(A) lauroyl/palmitoleoyl acyltransferase — protein: MKKTPHAKHLPPVFRWSFLGPRYWPTWLMLGCLMAIAQLPIRMNIALGKKLGQLLFHIVPSRKRIADTNLRLCFPELTDNERQALVRAVIESCGISFFESAVALWGRTKSLAQHHHIIGLEHIRAAQQQGKGVLLVGCHMTTMDICGRMLAQHCKFDILYRQDPNPLLAYMLVKAREGFNGESIITVETRKLVRNLQAGHVVWYAPDQDYGIKHSIFAPFFGIAAATVPGTARFAKLGDAQVILFSHYRNADGHYRIELSPALDNFPSGDDLADVTRINQLIEQIIRKQPDQYLWVHRRFKSRPNGEAHIYAKKKK